A DNA window from Zingiber officinale cultivar Zhangliang chromosome 3A, Zo_v1.1, whole genome shotgun sequence contains the following coding sequences:
- the LOC122051420 gene encoding probable protein phosphatase 2C 2: MLVEAEVSPSKLPVLVVHSRCGSGVVEEVVQVSEAAAASAAVSGGGSDNVEVDLTVSEMGTRSSLASVNSFRSHQFVPNLRSGSFANIGPRRYMEDEHIRIDDLSENLGTMFRCPTPSAFYGIFDGHGGPDASAYIKRHAIRFLFEDAGFPHADEPDEDFMKSVEDSIKSAFHLADLALADECISSSSGTTALMALVFGRLLMVANAGDCRAVLCRKGEAVEMSQDHRPTNAVERQRIEASGGYIDGGYLNGVLSLTRALGDWDIKEPRGSPSPLIAEPEFRHALLSEDDEFLILGCDGIWDVMSSQHAVDIVSKGLRRHDNPELCAREVVMEALRLKTFDNLTLLVVCFSDEYSSPSMLQGEQQQPQLCGFRCCKSLSIDALCNLKSWLGKNGQS, translated from the exons ATGCTCGTTGAGGCGGAGGTTTCTCCCTCAAAGTTGCCGGTGCTCGTCGTACACAGCCGATGCGGGTCCGGAGTCGTCGAGGAGGTCGTCCAAGTGTCCGAAGCAGCTGCAGCTTCAGCTGCGGTTTCCGGTGGGGGATCAGATAACGTGGAGGTTGATCTTACGGTTTCCGAGATG GGCACAAGATCATCACTTGCCTCAGTTAATTCTTTTAGATCACATCAATTTGTTCCTAATCTTCGTTCTGGTAGCTTTGCCAATATTGGACCTAGGAGATACATGGAAGATGAACACATTCGCATTGATGATCTCTCGGAAAATCTGGGAACTATGTTTAGGTGCCCAACACCTAGTGCCTTTTATGGG ATTTTTGATGGCCACGGAGGTCCAGATGCATCAGCCTATATTAAAAGGCATGCCATTAGGTTCTTATTTGAAGATGCTGGCTTTCCTCATGCTGATGAACCTGATGAGGATTTCATGAAATCAGTCGAGGACTCAATCAAAAGCGCATTCCATCTTGCTGACCTTGCTTTGGCTGATGAGTGTATTAGCAGTTCTTCTGGAACCACAGCACTCATGGCACTGGTATTTGGAAG GCTGCTCATGGTCGCCAATGCTGGAGATTGCCGAGCTGTTCTATGTAGAAAAGGTGAAGCAGTTGAAATGTCACAGGATCACAGGCCCACAAATGCAGTCGAACGTCAGAGGATCGAGGCATCTGGCGGTTACATTGATGGCGGTTACCTCAATGGTGTGCTGTCGCTCACTCGCGCCTTGGGAGACTGGGACATCAAAGAGCCTCGAGGCTCTCCTTCCCCTCTCATCGCAGAGCCCGAGTTCAGGCATGCCCTTCTATCAGAGGATGATGAGTTCCTAATTCTAGGATGTGACGGCATATGGGACGTGATGTCAAGCCAGCACGCCGTTGACATAGTGAGCAAGGGACTGAGACGGCACGACAACCCTGAGTTGTGTGCTAGAGAGGTAGTTATGGAGGCACTGCGGCTGAAGACATTTGACAATCTTACATTGCTTGTGGTCTGCTTCTCCGACGAATATTCCAGTCCTTCCATGCTACAAGGTGAACAACAACAACCGCAGCTCTGCGGATTTAGGTGTTGCAAAAGCCTGTCAATCGATGCACTTTGTAACCTTAAGAGCTGGTTGGGTAAAAATGGCCAGAGTTGA
- the LOC122051421 gene encoding S-adenosylmethionine synthase-like: MAQIDTFLFTSESVNEGHPDKLCDQISDAILDACLVQDPDSKVACETCTKTNMVMVFGEITTKGNIDYEKIVRETCRSIGFVSDDVGLDADHCKVLVNIEQQSPDIAQGVHGHFTKRPEEIGAGDQGHMFGYATDETPELMPLSHVLATKLGARLTEVRKNGTCPWLRPDGKTQVTVEYQNENGAMVPIRVHTVLISTQHDETVTNDEIAADLKQHVIKPVIPDKYLDEKTIFHLNPSGRFVIGGPHGDAGLTGRKIIIDTYGGWGAHGGGAFSGKDPTKVDRSGAYIVRQAAKSIVANGLARRCIVQVSYAIGVPEPLSVFVDTCGTGKIPDKEILKLVKENFDFRPGMITINLDLKRGGNRFLKTAAYGHFGRDDPDFTWEVVKPLKWEKPAA; encoded by the coding sequence ATGGCTCAAATCGATACCTTCCTTTTCACCTCTGAATCTGTGAACGAGGGACATCCTGACAAGTTGTGCGACCAGATCTCCGATGCAATCCTTGATGCCTGCTTGGTACAGGATCCTGACAGCAAGGTTGCTTGTGAGACGTGCACGAAAACGAATATGGTCATGGTCTTCGGGGAGATCACAACCAAAGGCAATATTGATTATGAAAAGATTGTTCGGGAAACATGCCGTTCAATTGGCTTTGTGTCAGATGATGTTGGCCTGGACGCTGATCACTGCAAAGTGCTAGTTAACATCGAGCAGCAATCACCCGACATTGCCCAAGGTGTCCATGGGCACTTCACCAAGCGCCCTGAGGAAATCGGAGCTGGTGACCAGGGTCACATGTTTGGTTATGCAACAGATGAGACCCCTGAGTTGATGCCTCTCAGCCATGTCCTCGCCACCAAGCTAGGTGCCCGCCTCACTGAAGTCCGCAAGAATGGCACCTGCCCATGGCTGAGGCCTGATGGGAAGACCCAAGTCACAGTCGAATATCAGAATGAAAATGGCGCCATGGTTCCCATTCGTGTCCACACCGTCTTGATCTCCACCCAACACGATGAGACTGTCACCAACGATGAGATTGCTGCAGACCTTAAGCAGCATGTCATCAAGCCTGTCATCCCTGATAAATACCTCGACGAGAAGACCATCTTCCACCTCAACCCATCTGGACGCTTTGTCATAGGTGGTCCTCATGGCGATGCTGGCCTGACTGGCCGCAAGATCATCATTGACACTTACGGCGGCTGGGGAGCTCACGGTGGTGGTGCTTTCTCAGGCAAGGATCCTACCAAGGTCGACAGGAGTGGTGCATATATCGTTAGGCAAGCAGCCAAGAGCATTGTGGCAAACGGCCTCGCACGCCGTTGCATTGTGCAAGTGTCCTATGCAATTGGTGTTCCTGAGCCACTCTCAGTCTTTGTCGACACCTGTGGCACCGGCAAGATCCCAGACAAGGAGATTCTAAAGCTTGTGAAGGAGAACTTTGATTTCAGGCCTGGAATGATCACCATCAATCTCGACTTGAAGAGGGGTGGTAACCGATTCCTCAAGACTGCAGCATATGGTCACTTCGGCAGGGATGACCCCGACTTCACCTGGGAGGTGGTCAAACCCCTCAAGTGGGAGAAGCCGGCTGCCTAA